From Caldilineales bacterium:
TTCGCAGCCTTACGCACGAGCATACGCCTGGTGCGTCACCTGCGGCCGGCGCGATTATGGGAGATCGATGCGCTGCGGGGCGTGGCCATCACCATGATGGTGATCTATCATCTGCTGTGGGATCTACACGCTCTCGGAGGATGGGCAATCACAATCTACACCGGTTTCTGGCACTACTTCCAGGTGGCCACAGCCTCTTCGTTCACCGGGCTGGTGGGGGCCAGCATGGCGCTGCGCTATCAGGCCAGGCAGCAACAAGGCGGCGTTCGTGCTGAGCCGTTTCTTGTGCGCGGGGCGGTGGTCTTCAGCTGGGGCATTGTCATCGGCATCGTCACCTTCCTCTTCAACCCCGGCATGTACGTTCGCTGGGGCATCCTCCACCTGATCGGTTTCTCGCTCCTTGTCGGCTGGCCGTTCGTTCGCTTTCGGTGGCTGAATCTGGTCCTGGCCGCTCTTCTTTTGCTGGCGGGGCGGGCGGTGATGGCGCTTGGGTTGAATAGCTCCTGGTTGGATTGGCTAGGTTTGGATGCAACTCCTCGTCCAGCCTTCGACTATTTTCCGGTGATCCCGTGGCTGGCTCTGCCGCTGATCGGGATGTTTATTGCCAACATGCTCTATCGGCGTGGCGTCCGTCGCTTTACCCTTCCTGATCTCGGCAACCGGTTATTCTTTCGAGTCCTTCGACTCATGGGCCAGAATTCGCTGCTCATCTACTTGCTGCATCAGCCGATTATGCTTGCCATCCTGGCTGCCCTGGGTGTCATCTCTTTGGGCTGACGGCTGGGACTTCTGCATGTCATCCAGCGATTGCGCCCTTGGGGTAATAGAGCTATAATTGACATTGTTCCAAACTGCACGAACTGAACTGACGCCGATGTGAGGCCAGCAGGTTGGCATCGCCGGTCGAGCTTGTCGTCTTTCATCAATCACGTCTCAAGAAGCGCGGCATGAGCAATCGCGAACGTATCGAACACCTACGCCAGATGCGCGCCCAAACACAACTGGGCGGGGGCGAAGATCGCATCCGCAGGCAACATCAGCAGGGCAAGAACACGGCCCGAGAGAGGATCGACCTCCTGCTCGACAAAGGGTCTTTTCGCGAACTAGACCCCTTTGTCACCCACCGCAGCTACGACTTTGGGCTGGAGAAGAGCAGACCCCTAGGGGATGGCGTCATTACGGGCTACGGCACTATCGACGGCCGCCTGGTCTACGTCTATTCCCAGGATTTTACCGTCGTCGGCGGTTCGCTTTCGGAGACTCACGCCGAGAAGATCTGTAAGGTCATGGAGATGGCCTTGCGCAATGGCGCTCCGGTGATCGGTCTCAACGATTCGGGTGGGGCCAGGATCCAGGAAGGGGTGGTTTCATTGGGCGGGTACGCCGAGATCTTCCTGCGCAATACCCTGGCCTCGGGCGTGGTGCCACAGCTTTCGGTCATCATGGGGCCGTGCGCCGGCGGAGCGGTCTATTCGCCAGCGATTACCGATTTCATCTGCATGGTCAAAGATACATCGCACATGTTCGTCACCGGGCCGGAGGTGGTGAAGACGGTCACGCACGAAGACGTGACGATGGAGGAGCTGGGCGGGGCCTTCACCCATGCCAGCAAGAGCGGGGTGGCGCACTTTGTGGCCGACCGGGAAGAAGAAGCCATGTTCCTCATTCAGCAGTTGATGTCGTATCTGCCCCAGAACAATCTCGAAGACCCGCCCTATCTGCCCAACAGCGATGATCCCTCGCGGCAAGACGCCGAACTGGATGAGATCATCCCCGACCACCCGAACAAGCCTTACGATATGCACGAGGTCATCCGGCGGGTGGTGGATGAGGGGCGCTTTCTCGAAGTCCATCAGTACTATGCCCAGAACCTGTTGGTGGGCTTTGCCAGGATGGGCGGGCGCAGCGTGGGCATCGTGGCGCAACAGCCGTCGGTGTTGGCGGGTGTGCTGGACATCGATGCCTCGATCAAGGGCGGAAGGTTCGTGCGTTTCTGTGATTGCTTCAATATCCCCATCATCACCTTCGAGGATGTGCCCGGCTTTATGCCTGGCGTCGCCCAAGAACACGGCGGCATCATCCGCAATGGCGCCAAACTGCTGTTTGCCTATTGTGAGGCCACCGTCCCCAAGATCACGGTGATCACCCGCAAAGCCTATGGCGGCGCCTACTGTGTGATGAACTCCAAGCACATACGCGGCGACCTGGTGCTGGCCTGGCCAAGCGCCGAGATTGCTGTGATGGGGCCGGAGGGCGCGATCAATATCCTCTATCGCCGCCAGCTGGCTGAAGCCGCCGACCCTGTGGCCGAGCGCGTCCGTCTGGTGGCCGAATATCGGGAGAAGTTCGCCAATCCGTATGTGGCCGCATCGCGCGGCTATGTGGATGATGTCATCGAACCGCACGAGACCCGCCCCCGCCTGATCAACGCCCTTGAGATGCTCCGCAACAAACGCGACACGAATCCGTGGAGGAAGCACGGGAATATCCCGTTGTGAGCTGCCCAGAGCCTGGCTTCGTGACACGCGAGATGACTGCAAACGCTGAGTGGTGGTGATTTTCGAAGTGAAAGCTACTTTTCGCCTCACGTCCGAGGTCTTCGACCGCTATGAGCATGGCGTCATCGCCCTGGGCACCTTGCTCGATGTATTCGTCAGGAGCGAACTGTTAGTGGCGGCCGCCTATGACGATCCAGCAGGCTGGTATAGCCGTTTGGAGGCGCCGCAGCCGCCGATGCTTTGTCCATTGGGGCTTGATCTCTACGCCTTCAGCGGCGAGGTGCAGCAGACGCAGGTCGAGCAGAGCGGCCTGGAGATCTATTACGACGTGCTGGTAGATTGTGGTCTGCCGGTCAGCCTGTTGTTGACCGATCTGGCGGCGAGGCCGGGCGAGGGCGACCTCGGCCGGCATGTGCCTGACCCGGGCGCCTGGCTGCAAGGCGTGGCTCATCTTGGCCTTGAGTGGGGCGACCAGCAGGCGATGCCGGTGGGACAGAGCCTTGCCGCCACCGTGATCGGCATCGACCGCCTCGTGCTACGCCCCGGCCCCAGTTTCGGCAGTCTGCGTGCGGAGGGCGAATTGCCGCTGACGCCGTTCAAGCCGGACCGGATCTATCTGACTTTACGCCTTCAGGCCGATTGACTCGCTATGTTCAAGAAAGTCCTCATTGCCAATCGCGGTGAAATCGCCGTGCGCATCATCCGGGCCTGCCAGGAGCGCGGGATCAAGACCGTGGCCGTCTTCTCGGAGGCTGATCGCACGGCGCTGCATGTGCGCTACGCCGATGAAGCTTATTTCATCGGCCCATCCGCTGCTCGCGATAGTTACCTGCGCATCGACAAGCTCATCGACGTGGCCAGAACCGCCGGCGCCGACGCTGTTCACCCCGGCTATGGTTTTTTGGCCGAGAACAGTTCATTCGCTGC
This genomic window contains:
- a CDS encoding DUF1624 domain-containing protein, yielding MAITMMVIYHLLWDLHALGGWAITIYTGFWHYFQVATASSFTGLVGASMALRYQARQQQGGVRAEPFLVRGAVVFSWGIVIGIVTFLFNPGMYVRWGILHLIGFSLLVGWPFVRFRWLNLVLAALLLLAGRAVMALGLNSSWLDWLGLDATPRPAFDYFPVIPWLALPLIGMFIANMLYRRGVRRFTLPDLGNRLFFRVLRLMGQNSLLIYLLHQPIMLAILAALGVISLG
- a CDS encoding acyl-CoA carboxylase subunit beta; the protein is MSNRERIEHLRQMRAQTQLGGGEDRIRRQHQQGKNTARERIDLLLDKGSFRELDPFVTHRSYDFGLEKSRPLGDGVITGYGTIDGRLVYVYSQDFTVVGGSLSETHAEKICKVMEMALRNGAPVIGLNDSGGARIQEGVVSLGGYAEIFLRNTLASGVVPQLSVIMGPCAGGAVYSPAITDFICMVKDTSHMFVTGPEVVKTVTHEDVTMEELGGAFTHASKSGVAHFVADREEEAMFLIQQLMSYLPQNNLEDPPYLPNSDDPSRQDAELDEIIPDHPNKPYDMHEVIRRVVDEGRFLEVHQYYAQNLLVGFARMGGRSVGIVAQQPSVLAGVLDIDASIKGGRFVRFCDCFNIPIITFEDVPGFMPGVAQEHGGIIRNGAKLLFAYCEATVPKITVITRKAYGGAYCVMNSKHIRGDLVLAWPSAEIAVMGPEGAINILYRRQLAEAADPVAERVRLVAEYREKFANPYVAASRGYVDDVIEPHETRPRLINALEMLRNKRDTNPWRKHGNIPL